The Citrus sinensis cultivar Valencia sweet orange chromosome 4, DVS_A1.0, whole genome shotgun sequence DNA segment CAACAATTGAATTATTCCAAATTATTTGTTCAACTTTACCGGTATCCTTCCAGTAACCACTCTTCGTCGTCCGCTTAGGCTGTCCCTTGCCATCTCTGTTTTCCAACTGGGTGAAGAAGTACCCCTCGTCCGGCTTACAATTCTTAAATTCACCTGAACAGGTaatacatattatatataaattaaacaagaaaaaccAGAATGTATCAAAATACTATGTGTAGTGGAGCAAAATCTAAAAACTataatgaaaagaatgaaTCACCGATTGGGAGTTGACGAGGATGATCATAAGCATACAGATCAATGTCTTTGATAATATTGCTAGGAAGCCGTTGGTTCAAGATCTTTTTAGTAAGATATTGCACGATAATCTCTTGACCATTGGGTGAAAATCGGTACCCCAACGGTAAATCAAACTCTTCTTCTTGATTAATACTGCCAAAAACACCTTGAGAGGCCATTAATAAGACACAGAGAGAGCTTATACGTTAGCTTTGCTTGCGTGCTTCCTTGCTTGCCAGTTGCTGTCCCAATGTTCTAGTGCCAGTCAGTAGTCACAAGACACATTTATACATAGACCATAGAGAGAATGATTTCGCAGTTTAGGTCTACAAAAAGCCAATATCTCGTCCTAATCGTTTCCCAAAGTTGAATTTGATTCCTACTTGAACTATGATCCAAGAGTTTCCAGTTTTCACTTatataaaattggaaaaaggTTCCTGCTGTTTCCGTTGAGCTCCTGTGCAATCTTTTTAACAGGAAATAAGATTAGCTTTCATGTTTGCTAACGGAAATAGGGAATAATAAACTCTTCTTGTGTCTCCTTTGGGCAACTTATGATCATCGAGATTCAGAGCAGTTTGATGCCTCCAACTCCCAGTGCAATACCTTTTCTATTCACTACTCTCGATTTTTCAAGATTTAAGTATTCACTGGTTCTCaattttttaaggtgaaaaaaaaataaaaaaataaaaaaagaattaaagggGAAGAGGTGATCActgataatttatataatatacatGCTGCTGcttaaactaataaaattccAATTACGAGAAAAAGTCTACTCAACAGGTAAAATCGGTATACACTGTATGAACTAACTGCTTGAGCTCCATTCAAAATAATTGGACTCAAAAAACAATCTTTAGAAAATTGAAGCTTCAAGATGGCAAATCTCTTCAAAATGCTTCTCACTATAAGCTAAGTAGTTGCTAATGTGCAAGTTCTGAAGGAATCTTGAAGAATGTCTTGATTCAGGTGATGACCTGCCAGagaaattacaacaaaaatataaatgagggCAGCAGGGAGGGAAAGAGCTCaaactaaattctttttttttttttaaggattttactgaaaaaaaaaagagcagcAACACCTTTAGAGGATTACCTATAAAAACTATCTTATTCATCTGATTCTCCTCTGTTCTCCATTTTCGAGCTGGAACAATCTCATAAATCTCCCTCACAGCCTGCCAAATGTTCAGCAACAAACAATTTAGAAATGAGACAGCATTCATCTAACCAGCTGAGGCAAGGCCAGTGATTagaataaagataaatttgcATACATTAGTGAATAATGGCGCCAATAACCAATAATGaacaattttcaattgaatcaGACACTCCTtccaactgaaatttttttacggTAAGCTTAACTGATATGATTAGAAACTTGATTTCTACATAGAACTTAGAGAGTTCTCCACTGATTCTAAGGTAGCTTCCCATGAATTTCGGTGCAGATTTCTAactgaagatttcgagaatttAGCAAACTATTTACATTGATCTGAAACCATCCAAATCTATCTATACATTAATCGAGAGGTACAGGAGGTCCCTGAATACCATTAACCATTTCACAATAGAGCTAACCACAGGATGAATTAAATTCTTGAAAATGTTGGCATTTCTTCTTCCTACTACTATATGTCTTGTTGCCAGATCTTTAACATTCTCTAAAAGAGAAACTCAAAAGACAATTAAGAGTACTATGAATATTATCATAAAAACAGC contains these protein-coding regions:
- the LOC102627678 gene encoding NAC domain-containing protein 83 isoform X1, which translates into the protein MASQGVFGSINQEEEFDLPLGYRFSPNGQEIIVQYLTKKILNQRLPSNIIKDIDLYAYDHPRQLPIGEFKNCKPDEGYFFTQLENRDGKGQPKRTTKSGYWKDTGKVEQIIWNNSIVGFKKILVFYEGKPPTGTRSRWVMHEFRVNPSYLSAFALDITTQTEVVNYVACKIHHKKESGNKRSEAGKKKNLPVRKKTKAC
- the LOC102627678 gene encoding NAC domain-containing protein 83 isoform X2; protein product: MASQGVFGSINQEEEFDLPLGYRFSPNGQEIIVQYLTKKILNQRLPSNIIKDIDLYAYDHPRQLPIGEFKNCKPDEGYFFTQLENRDGKGQPKRTTKSGYWKDTGKVEQIIWNNSIVGFKKILVFYEGKPPTGTRSRWVMHEFRVVNYVACKIHHKKESGNKRSEAGKKKNLPVRKKTKAC